One region of Sus scrofa isolate TJ Tabasco breed Duroc chromosome 3, Sscrofa11.1, whole genome shotgun sequence genomic DNA includes:
- the LOC100623441 gene encoding sulfotransferase 1C4, translating into MALSKMEGLEHDEGERLAVDYVEGILQPTPTCDTWVQIWNFQARPDDLLIATYPKAGTTWVQEIVDFIQSEGDADRCHRAPIHDRFPFIEWKIPFLESGLEQAEAMPSPRTLKTHLPIGLLPPSFLEKNCKIIYVARNPKDNMVSYYHFHRMNKALPAPGTWEEYFESFLAGKVCWGSWYDHVRGWWDAKDQHRILYLFYEDMKENPKREIQKLAEFIGKSLDDEILDKIIHHTSFDVMKQNPMANYSSVPAKFMNHSISPFMRKGTVGDWKNHFTVAQNERFDEDYGKRMADTTLTFHFQLKKSQIQPV; encoded by the exons ATGGCCTTGAGCAAGATGGAGGGTCTGGAACACGACGAAGGTGAGCGCTTGGCTGTGGACTACGTGGAGGGGATTCTGCAGCCCACGCCCACCTGTGACACCTGGGTGCAGATCTGGAACTTCCAAGCCCGGCCTGACGATCTGCTTATCGCTACCTATCCGAAAGCAG GAACAACCTGGGTGCAGGAGATCGTGGACTTTATACAAAGTGAGGGTGATGCTGACAGATGCCATCGAGCACCCATCCATGATCGATTTCCCTTCATCGAGTGGAAAATCCCATTCCTGGAATCTG GCTTGGAACAAGCAGAAGCAATGCCCTCCCCACGGACCCTGAAGACGCACCTCCCCATAGGCTTGCTCCCCCCATCCTTCCTGGAGAAAAACTGTAAG aTAATCTACGTGGCAAGAAACCCCAAGGACAACATGGTGTCTTATTACCATTTCCATCGGATGAATAAGGCTCTTCCTGCTCCAGGAACCTGGGAAGAGTATTTTGAGAGTTTTCTGGCCGGGAAAG TGTGCTGGGGCTCCTGGTACGACCACGTGAGGGGCTGGTGGGACGCCAAGGACCAGCACCGCATCCTCTACCTCTTCTATGAGGACATGAAGGAG AACCCAAAGCGTGAAATCCAGAAGCTGGCAGAATTTATTGGAAAGAGCCTAGATGATGAAATTCTGGATAAAATCATCCATCACACTTCATTTGACGTCATGAAGCAGAACCCAATGGCAAACTACTCATCAGTTCCGGCTAAATTCATGAACCACTCTATCTCTCCATTCATGAGAAAAg GGACCGTGGGAGATTGGAAGAATCACTTCACTGTGGCCCAGAATGAGAGGTTTGATGAAGACTACGGGAAGAGAATGGCCGACACCACGCTGACCTTCCACTTCCAACTGAAAAAGAGCCAGATTCAACCGGTGTAA